The following nucleotide sequence is from Microthrixaceae bacterium.
GGGTGATCGTGCCAAGCTTCCGCCATGGCCACCCGGAGTTGCCCACAATGTGGATCCCAGTACGTGGCATCGGTGCGCCGATGCATCACCTGCGACGTCGTCCTCCAAGATGACGTTCCCCCCGCGGTCCCTGGCGGTGCCCAGGGCGAAGAGCCCGGGCTGGTCGTCGGTGAAATGCTGGGCAGGGGGGATCAGATCGCCTATGAGCTCGACAGTTGGGGCAACCAGCTCAAGGTGTCGTTGGAAGGGATGCTCGATCACGCCGGGGTCCGACGGGTGTGGGAGGCGGGGACTCTGGTCGTGCCAGCAGAATACGAAGAGGAGGTGGATGCGTTGATCGCCGCGCTCGAGGGTCGCGACGTTGGTGACCTGTCCGACGTGGAAGAGCAGGTGGCCTTCGAGATCGAGGACCTCGATGCCGGTACCGCGTCGGACCTCGATGCGATGCTCATCGCTAGCGGAATCGCCCACTCCTGGAGCGACGAAGGCGATTTGTTGGTGTCGCTCGAGGACGAGTCCGTGGCGGCCGATCTGATCGACCGACTGCTGTCATCGGCCCTCGACGACGAGGGTCCTGGCGACAGCGACGGATTGGCCGCCAACGAGGCGCTTTCGGATCTCTACCTGGTCCTGGACCGCCTGGTCCCCGATCCGCACGACGCCAAGCTCGCATCACAACTCGCGGAGGTGGTGAAGGTCATCGGTGCCCTTGGGGTTCCCTACGGGTTCTCGTCTTCTGATTGGGACGCATTGGGTGAAGACTTGGAGGCGTTGGTGGGATTGGTAGCGGTGGACCCCTCGACCGTCGATGGTGACCCAGACGACGAACAGGGCGGTCCCGCCCCGGATCGGGTCACCCTCGCAGAGAGCGGTGACGGTGATCGGTCTGACGCTGACGACGCCGATGTGCCCACCTGGACCCAGCAGATCAGCCGAACCGCCGCTGAGCTGCGCCAGTTGGTCCAGGGTTGGATCTGAGCCAGGCGCATGACCCGACGGGTCGGCGATGGGGGGTTGTTCCTTTCGGCAGCCGAACTCCATGCCGGCGGGGCTCGGCGCGGCCACCACTAGCGTGGCCCGATGCTGATGGCTGAGCTGGAGGTTTTCCACTCCCGGCCGATCGCGCCCACCCGCCGAGTTGCTCTGGGGGCGACGGTTCTCCCCACCTCCCCCAGCCCGGGTTTCGGTGGTTTGCTCCTCGGTGGCGTTGTTGCCAGCTTCATCGACGAGGTCGACCCGGACCTGACGGGTGACCTTCTCGCTCTGACCCGCGACATCGAGGTCGGGAACCGACTTCCTCAGCCTCGCCTGCGACATCGCTTCCAAGAAGACCGGGTGGGGCTGACGGTCTTCCGGCATCGTCTGGTAGGCGATGGCGAGGAGCTGCACTTCGACCTCGACCTGAAGGGGGCTCCGACCCCCAACGTGTTGGCCGCCGTGTACGCCGCTGCCCGCATCGATGCCGACCACCGGCCCGGAGTGATGCGAGCGATCCGGCGGGCGGTGAGGTGGCAGGGCCCGGTCGGACCGCGACTGATAGCCCACCTCAGCGATGCCCGAGGCACGGCCGGCTGGGCCACCCTCGGAGGTCGAGACCCGTTGGCGTGGGCGCTCGAGGTATTCGAGCTCGATCCAGCGTCGACGGAACGAGACGTGGTTCAACAGAGGTTCCGGGAGCTTCTCAGAGCGGCACACCCCGACCACGGCGGCGAGGCTGCTCGTGCTGCGGTGCGGATCGCCGAATTGAGCGAGGCCCGGCGGATCCTGCTGGGGGCCAACCGATGAGGCCCGAAATCGGTGCGGCGGGGGGAGTGCTGTTGACCCCCGGAGCCGGCAGCGACCGAACCCACCACACCCTGGTCGCTCTGGAAGAAGCCCTCGGTCCGCTCCCGGTTACCAGAGTTGATTTTCCCTACCGCAAGGAAGGTCGAAAGGCCCCCGATCGGGCCCCGAAGCTGATCGCTTCTTTGTTCAGCGATGCCGACACCTTCTGCCGCCGTGCCGGGGTGGCTCTCCAACGGCTGGTGCTGGGTGGTCGATCCATGGGGGGACGGATGTGTTCGATGGCCGTGGCCGAAGGACTTCCCGCAGCTGGTCTGGTGTTGCTCAGCTATCCACTCCATCCCCCTGGCAAGCCTGAACGCCTGCGAACCGAGCACTTCCCCGACATCGAAGTGCCCTGCCTGTTCGTGGGAGGTGACCGGGACCCCTTCGGCACGCCTGAAGAGCTGGAGGCGGCGACCGCGGCGATCGCCGGTCCCGTCACCCACCACTGGATCGCCGGCGGTCGCCACGACGTCAAGGGCGCCGATGACGAGATCTGCGCCGTGGTCGACGCATGGGTCAAGGCCCTCTAAGGGTCCTAGCGGATAGGTCCGGTCGTCGTCGCTACCAGGTTGACCAGACCGAGGCTTCGCCTCGGTTTAACCATGCCGTACTTATGGGTCGGCTCGCCTCCGCTCGCCTCCTAAGGCCGGTTCCGCCGAACGGCAGAGCCTTCCGACGGAGTCAGGCCAACTCGCCGTTCAGCCGCTGGGGCGGAGGAAGGCGGCGTCTTCGGGGTTGAGCTCCTCCAACTCGAGATGTGCGGTCTCGGGGTAGAGGGTGAGTACCAGAACGGTCACCACCAAGGGACCGGCGGCCAACACGGTCAGACCCGGAGCGATGCTTCCGTACCGGTCCGACATCCACCCGGCGGCGAACAAACCGATGGCCGCCCCGATCACACCGGTGAGCGAGATGATCCCGTTGGCCCGGCCTCGCAGCGCGGTGGGGAACAGTTCAGGGCCGTACACGGCCAGGGCTGGAACGGTCATGGCACCGATCACGCCCCCCACGACCCACGCCAACCACAGCCAGATCCCCGAGGCGTGGAAGGCGGCGGCTAACAGCACCGCTCCTCCAAGGGTGCCGACCGCTCCGACCACTTTCCTGCCCCTCTGATCAGCCAGTCGACCTCCGACCACCACTCCGATCCCGGCAGGGGTGTTGGTGCAGATGGTGAAGATGGTGATGGCCAGAGCCGAGAAACCGCGCTCCTCGCGGAGGAACTCGTTCTGGAACTGGGTGACGGGGGCCAGGAACATCACACCGAAGAACGTCGAGGCCCCGAGCAAGGTCAGGCGTCCTCGGTGTCCTTTCATGGTGACCCGGGCGTGGGGACGCATGAAGCGCCGGCTCTCGGGCACTCGTCCCGCCAGCCTGGCAAAGGTCGGAAGGGCAAGGAGGGGCGCGACGTAGAGAATCCTCCACGCCCCGGGGTGAAGGTCGGCGAGGGGGAGGAGGAGCACAGCGCCGCCCGCGCCCAGCGCGGTGGTCATGGCGACCACGCTGGCGGCGTAGGCCCTTCCGCCTGCAGGCATCTCCTCGGCGGCGACGACCGCGATGAGAAGGGCAAGGGCGGTGGAGAACGACCTGGTCAGGAACTGCGTCGCTCCGAGGGTGGTCAGGTTGGGGCCAACGCCCCGAGAGAAGCCGCCAGGATGCCCGAAATGGTGCACACCACCAGCAGGCGTTGTCGGCCTCGGCGGTCGGCGATCGTCATGATGACTAGGGAGAGCAGCACGCCGGCGCGGGCACTGGCCAGGGTCAGGCCTTGCGAGCTGGTGGACGCGTGGAACTGGTCCGACGCAAAGGTGATGGTCTGGGTGAGGAGAGTGCCGAGGTAGCCCACCACCATGGACAGGGTGCACAGGCGGGCGACCATGGCTGTGGCCCTGGCGTCCAGCCGGTCTGGTGGTGACCACCAAGGTGGAGATCCACCTACCGGTTGTCCTGCCTCGTCGATCCGGTGGTCACGGTTGGTGATGTAACGCCGGACCAGGGGTCTGAACATGGCGCCCCACACCGGGATGGCCAGCTCCCATTCGACCGTCTCGGTGACCCGGTGGCGACCATCGCCGTCGGGTTCCACCCTCAGTCGCCGTTCGTAGCGGTCGAAGGGCCCTTCGGCGCAGCGCCAGACATCGGGACCGATCGGCTCCTCGAGGACCATGTCATCGAGGGGTAGGCGCATCGACGCCAGTTCGTGGTCGTCCACGTTGAGGGTTCGCTCGGTGATCGACATCGCGAACTGGTTGCGTCCTCTCCGGTCGTCGACCCCCTGGTCGGTGGCAGCCGGGTGAGCTTTCCACAACCGCGAATCTCTGGCAGAGCGCTGAACCAGCGCCCACCGTCGATTCGGTGTGGGTTTCCTGCCTCGGTCTGGGCACGCGAGAATGGTCGAGTTCGAAAAGGAGACCCGTGGAAGATCAGGTTCGTCGCACCCTCGAGGTGATCCGCCCGGCCATCCAAGCCGACGGTGGCGACATCTTCCTTCGGGGCGTCGACGTTGAGACGGGAGTGGTCACCGTCGAGTTGACCGGGGCTTGCGTTTCCTGCCCGGCATCGACGGTCACCCTCAAGGCCGGGGTCGAGCGGATCCTCAAGGACCGGGTTCCGGGCGTCACCGCGGTGGAGCAGTACGGCGTGGCCCCGGCGGAGTCCCCCGTCTCACTCTGACCGGCGTTACCGTCGATCCCCATGGCTGACCCGGACCTTCTCGACCCCACTGATCTGGTCGATGCGGCCCGGTCCGGTGACCGCGGCGCGCTGGCCCGCCTGCTGTCAGTTGTGGAGCGGCGTGGGCGATCCGCTCACCAGGTCGGACGTCGGGTGTACCCGTTGGCCGGTTCGGCCTACACGGTGGGTCTGACCGGGGCCCCAGGGGCCGGGAAGTCGACGCTGACCAGTGCGGTGGTGGCCGCGGTCCGGAAACGGGGAGAACGAATCGCCATCTTGGCCATCGACCCGTCCTCTCCATACACGGGGGGCGCCATCCTGGGAGACCGGGTGAGGATGTCCGAACATGCG
It contains:
- a CDS encoding J domain-containing protein is translated as MLMAELEVFHSRPIAPTRRVALGATVLPTSPSPGFGGLLLGGVVASFIDEVDPDLTGDLLALTRDIEVGNRLPQPRLRHRFQEDRVGLTVFRHRLVGDGEELHFDLDLKGAPTPNVLAAVYAAARIDADHRPGVMRAIRRAVRWQGPVGPRLIAHLSDARGTAGWATLGGRDPLAWALEVFELDPASTERDVVQQRFRELLRAAHPDHGGEAARAAVRIAELSEARRILLGANR
- a CDS encoding dienelactone hydrolase translates to MRPEIGAAGGVLLTPGAGSDRTHHTLVALEEALGPLPVTRVDFPYRKEGRKAPDRAPKLIASLFSDADTFCRRAGVALQRLVLGGRSMGGRMCSMAVAEGLPAAGLVLLSYPLHPPGKPERLRTEHFPDIEVPCLFVGGDRDPFGTPEELEAATAAIAGPVTHHWIAGGRHDVKGADDEICAVVDAWVKAL
- a CDS encoding MFS transporter, which encodes MHHFGHPGGFSRGVGPNLTTLGATQFLTRSFSTALALLIAVVAAEEMPAGGRAYAASVVAMTTALGAGGAVLLLPLADLHPGAWRILYVAPLLALPTFARLAGRVPESRRFMRPHARVTMKGHRGRLTLLGASTFFGVMFLAPVTQFQNEFLREERGFSALAITIFTICTNTPAGIGVVVGGRLADQRGRKVVGAVGTLGGAVLLAAAFHASGIWLWLAWVVGGVIGAMTVPALAVYGPELFPTALRGRANGIISLTGVIGAAIGLFAAGWMSDRYGSIAPGLTVLAAGPLVVTVLVLTLYPETAHLELEELNPEDAAFLRPSG
- a CDS encoding NifU family protein: MEDQVRRTLEVIRPAIQADGGDIFLRGVDVETGVVTVELTGACVSCPASTVTLKAGVERILKDRVPGVTAVEQYGVAPAESPVSL